Within Vigna unguiculata cultivar IT97K-499-35 chromosome 2, ASM411807v1, whole genome shotgun sequence, the genomic segment CGGCTCCTGGTTTTAAGTCGCCTGAATAAGCATGACCACAAGCcagtaaatataatttcaaccaaaaaaaagaaaaaaatcacatttGCTTGATTAAGTACATCTATTAAGAATTATAGACAATAATTACATGcacacaaaaaggaaaaaaaattaggttttgCATTGGATTTTCATCCTTTGAccctatattatattatacacaCAAAAACTAAAGCCGGTAATCCTTACACAAGAAATTTGAGCAAACTCCCTTGACAATTTCTCCCTTTTCATCTGTGTACACAAGACGTTTCACGCATAAAGAAACCTGTTTTGGAGGCATCATATACATCAGATGGAAAATAAGTTTGAAATCCTGAGTAAGTGATAAATAATTGAGCAAGTTTAACTGCTATGATGTTGCAGAAGATACATgtaattgaatatataaatataggattctaatctcaaattctttaaggtgaaaaattgaaaagagtCTGGAACACAGTTCAACATTGATAAAAACTCACAGTTTTGGAATCTCCAAAATCACCAAGGGCACTGCTGGCAATAGAATACAATCTCAGTTTGTGAGGCTTGCCATTCTTGTCAACCCCATCAGCAATTACCCCAATTGATTGTCCTTCTCTGTAAGGAACTTCTCCTGAAAAATCGgaaatttatacatattttcagTAAAAAAGAGTGTTTTTTCTACAGCAACATCCATGTTATGAACAAACagtgaagaaaaaaaggtaaaaaattgagagaaaaactACCCTCAGTGCTGAAGACCATGTGCCAAGTTTCTCCAGGTGCATCATCCCCGGTGATCTTTGTGTTGAGAAGACACCTACCAACATATGGGTCTTTGGGTCTGAACTTGTTCACGACCACACCTTCATCTTGTTTCTTCGATTCCTTTTCAACCTTAGCAGGTGCCTCTGTTGTCACTTGTGCTCTCACCGAAACCACCCTTCCACTCACCGAAACATCTTTGTATTGTAACGAAACCTGAGAAACAAAAAACCGGATGGATCATACTCCAATTACAGTGCAGTGATAAAAGTGCAAGCTTTTTGTTGAATAGATGTGAATGGAAGTTACCTTCTTGAAGAAGATTCTATCTGGGGCAGTGATGGAGGTTCTGGTTGGAAGAGAGGTGGACTTAGAAGCAGGAAAGGAAACTGCAGCAGTTACCGCAGTAGCCATGTTGTAAAAACTTGagacagagaaagagagagtaaTGTTTATGTTTAATGAAGTGATGAAATGATGTGTGTGCAGTGAAGAATGAAAGGAGAAAGAATGAGATTTTAAGATTGGGTGGATGAGATTTGTAAGGCAATGCAGTGGCAGATGTGAGGATAAGTTTATTTGTGTTCTTATGCAATGTGTCACCACTCATATTGTTTACAAAGAACACGTGACCATAACATTCAAAGGCTACAtacaaatttatgttttttttttatactttttacctttgattttaaaatagtgatttagtttcatattttaaaaagttcacaaattaatcttaatttttaattttgccTATATTTGTCTTACGGTAAAACCAAATAGAAAgaaactaaagataaaaaaaaatatttgggcTCGTACATTCATGCTTTTACTTCCTGGACTTCCATAATTTCTGGCACGCTTACAACTTTTAAAATGATGATTTCATCCTTTCATCCTTTTGTAAGAATAATTTCTAGATTATTTGTTCAGGAAATTTTCTAGAacaagttttcaaaaaaaaaaattaaatgtaattttcaGAACAAAATTTCTGAAACAAATTTTCTAGAGTGAGAtttttggaaaaagaaaaattaaaacacatGAAATATAAATTGGAATGAGATTTTCAGAACAAAATTTTTGAATCAACCTTTTTAGGACATATGTGATGTCTTCCGGAATAAAATTTTCAGGATAAATTGGTGtaatgaagtaaaaaaaaaaaatgatat encodes:
- the LOC114168362 gene encoding ferredoxin--NADP reductase, leaf isozyme, chloroplastic; translated protein: MATAVTAAVSFPASKSTSLPTRTSITAPDRIFFKKVSLQYKDVSVSGRVVSVRAQVTTEAPAKVEKESKKQDEGVVVNKFRPKDPYVGRCLLNTKITGDDAPGETWHMVFSTEGEVPYREGQSIGVIADGVDKNGKPHKLRLYSIASSALGDFGDSKTVSLCVKRLVYTDEKGEIVKGVCSNFLCDLKPGAEVKITGPVGKEMLMPKDPNATVIMLATGTGIAPFRSFLWKMFFEKHDDYKFNGLAWLFLGVPTSSSLLYKEEFEKMKEKAPENFRLDFAVSREQTNEKGEKMYIQTRMAEYAEELWELLKKDNTFVYMCGLKGMEQGIDEIMVSLAAKDGIDWFDYKKQLKKAEQWNVEVY